Proteins co-encoded in one Saprospira grandis genomic window:
- a CDS encoding PorP/SprF family type IX secretion system membrane protein, whose amino-acid sequence MKLSRLLYLALACFFAGSSLQAQDIHFSQFYASPLNLNPATTGVLSCDMRFSAIYRNQWASALGNKAFSTFSAGVETRFDVGKNDYWGLGVNLWADKAGTSSFSNVHGSVSASYIKRLGGRRSNNMYLVAGGAVGFSQRSIETLGLQFGEQWDGDTYNGANPSGENLANWNTRLTHADVRAGLFWWMALDKKDKSNVFAGIAFDHLTQANVAFIENGFDPLYMKTTVHLGGDFRIKRRLAVVPNMIMLFQGPSTEINLGATVRFDYSKRSYSNQAFEIGPMFRLVQSPTGTIASDAAIIAARMRYGSSTFGLSYDLNISALRPATNSNGAFEVSYVYTLCGVRNRKMGCPTF is encoded by the coding sequence ATGAAACTGTCCAGACTCCTATATTTGGCGCTAGCTTGCTTCTTTGCTGGCTCTTCTCTACAGGCGCAGGATATCCACTTTTCACAGTTCTATGCTTCGCCCCTCAACCTGAATCCAGCAACAACGGGCGTGCTTAGCTGTGATATGCGCTTCTCTGCTATCTACCGAAATCAATGGGCGAGCGCTCTCGGAAATAAGGCCTTTAGTACCTTCTCCGCTGGAGTGGAAACTCGCTTTGATGTTGGTAAAAATGATTATTGGGGCCTTGGCGTGAACCTTTGGGCCGATAAGGCTGGTACCTCTTCTTTTAGTAATGTGCATGGCTCGGTTAGCGCTTCTTATATCAAGCGCCTAGGTGGCCGCCGTTCTAATAATATGTATTTGGTAGCTGGTGGTGCTGTGGGCTTCTCTCAAAGAAGTATCGAAACGCTTGGCCTTCAGTTTGGCGAACAATGGGATGGCGATACCTATAATGGCGCTAACCCCTCTGGTGAAAATTTGGCCAACTGGAATACCCGCCTCACACATGCCGATGTTCGCGCTGGCTTGTTCTGGTGGATGGCCCTCGATAAAAAAGATAAAAGCAATGTCTTCGCCGGTATCGCTTTTGACCACCTTACACAGGCTAATGTGGCCTTTATCGAAAATGGCTTCGACCCACTCTATATGAAAACTACGGTGCACCTAGGTGGTGATTTTCGCATCAAAAGACGCCTAGCCGTTGTGCCCAATATGATTATGCTTTTCCAAGGCCCTTCTACCGAGATTAACCTCGGCGCTACGGTCCGCTTCGATTATAGCAAACGCTCTTACTCTAATCAAGCTTTCGAAATTGGCCCTATGTTCCGCCTAGTGCAATCACCTACCGGAACTATCGCCTCTGATGCCGCTATTATTGCCGCTCGTATGCGCTACGGCAGCTCTACTTTTGGCCTCAGCTATGACCTGAATATCTCGGCCCTACGCCCCGCCACCAATTCTAATGGTGCTTTCGAGGTCTCTTATGTCTACACGCTTTGCGGCGTTCGCAATCGCAAAATGGGATGTCCTACTTTCTAG
- a CDS encoding peptidylprolyl isomerase — translation MFNPKSAEYSPIIELQTTKGNLQIQLYASTPKHRDNFVELVKEGYYNGLLFHRVIANFMVQGGDPDSKEAKPGQSLGMGGPGYQIDAELGVNADSTLNHIHLKGRIAAARQGGIGNPLKKSSGSQFYIVQGQKVEEDFLQKVENIRKFKYSEAQKKAYLEKGGTPHLDADYTVFGELVDGEEVLDAISNVPCDQMDRPMQDVRIIKAVIVKG, via the coding sequence ATGTTTAATCCAAAATCTGCAGAATATTCTCCTATCATTGAGCTGCAAACGACTAAAGGAAATCTGCAAATCCAATTGTACGCTTCTACCCCTAAACACCGCGACAATTTTGTAGAACTCGTGAAAGAAGGCTACTATAACGGCTTGCTTTTTCATCGTGTCATTGCCAACTTTATGGTGCAGGGCGGCGATCCCGATTCTAAGGAAGCTAAGCCTGGCCAATCTTTAGGTATGGGTGGCCCCGGCTATCAAATTGATGCCGAACTAGGTGTGAATGCCGATAGTACACTCAATCATATCCATCTTAAGGGCCGCATTGCTGCCGCTCGCCAAGGTGGAATCGGCAACCCCCTTAAAAAGTCTAGCGGATCACAGTTTTATATTGTGCAAGGCCAAAAGGTAGAAGAAGATTTCCTCCAAAAAGTAGAGAATATTCGCAAGTTTAAATATTCAGAAGCGCAGAAGAAGGCTTATCTAGAAAAAGGCGGAACGCCCCATCTAGATGCCGATTATACCGTTTTTGGAGAGTTAGTGGATGGCGAAGAGGTGCTAGATGCTATTAGCAATGTCCCTTGCGATCAGATGGACCGCCCTATGCAAGATGTCCGCATCATTAAGGCCGTGATCGTAAAGGGCTAA
- a CDS encoding PIG-L deacetylase family protein yields the protein MKILYVFPHPDDESYGPAGAIYQQLQAGHEVHLLTLTEGEATRMRHKLGLSKAEMGQVRRKEMEAVAQVLGLSSLTVWTWPDSQLQDLDPRPLVQELKAFIQQLKPEILVSYPVHGISGFHDHLVTHSLIKQCFLELKTEGHSPIKRLAFYTIPDHGQATFSGDFIRMRHSTKERIDCIEPLSAQAIQKNREALMAYETYQEVIEESGILNKLDEKAHYEFFQENFEPPVQELTAGL from the coding sequence ATGAAAATACTCTATGTCTTCCCACATCCCGATGACGAATCTTATGGCCCTGCCGGCGCTATTTATCAGCAACTGCAAGCCGGGCATGAGGTCCACCTCCTGACCCTAACAGAGGGGGAAGCCACCCGAATGCGCCATAAATTGGGCCTTTCTAAAGCAGAAATGGGCCAAGTCCGCCGAAAAGAAATGGAGGCGGTAGCGCAGGTCTTGGGCCTTTCTTCGCTTACTGTCTGGACCTGGCCCGATAGCCAGCTTCAAGATCTCGACCCCCGACCGCTGGTCCAAGAACTCAAGGCATTTATCCAGCAACTGAAACCTGAGATCCTGGTCTCTTATCCTGTCCACGGCATTAGCGGCTTTCACGACCATCTGGTCACGCATAGCCTCATCAAACAATGCTTTTTGGAGCTAAAAACGGAGGGGCATTCGCCGATCAAACGCTTGGCTTTTTATACCATTCCGGACCATGGACAAGCTACTTTCAGCGGAGATTTTATCCGTATGCGCCATTCTACAAAAGAGCGGATCGATTGCATTGAGCCGCTTTCGGCCCAAGCGATACAGAAGAATCGGGAGGCCCTGATGGCTTATGAAACCTATCAAGAGGTCATTGAAGAGTCGGGGATTCTCAACAAATTGGATGAGAAGGCCCATTATGAGTTTTTTCAAGAAAATTTCGAGCCGCCAGTCCAAGAACTAACGGCTGGCCTTTAA
- a CDS encoding alpha/beta fold hydrolase: MQLRDLLFKYTTDASRFLVVDDMLIHYRDEGTGEPLLLLHGAFSSLHTYNEWTKYLKSHYRVIRLDLMGFGLTGPNSTGNYTMENHIRVLKQFLDILGLEQFHLVGNSLGGWISWEFAYRYPQRVKKLVLIDAAGFMEEENVPLPFKLAQAPIFGRVVKYVVRKPILESFLRQVYYDSDKVTNALVDRYYELFSREGNNDAFLKLVNSPYTDHSPFLKYVSNPTLVMWGREDMWIPVHNADRFHKLLPHSWQKIYPRVGHIPMEEIPEESVLDLLHFLQESAEFAHISEG, from the coding sequence ATGCAGTTAAGAGACCTCTTATTTAAGTACACCACCGACGCCTCTCGTTTTTTGGTTGTAGATGATATGCTCATCCATTATCGAGATGAGGGAACTGGAGAGCCCTTGCTCCTTTTGCATGGGGCTTTTTCTTCTTTGCATACCTATAACGAATGGACCAAATACCTCAAAAGCCATTATCGAGTAATTCGCTTAGATTTGATGGGTTTTGGTTTGACAGGCCCCAACTCTACGGGCAATTACACCATGGAAAATCATATTCGGGTGCTCAAGCAGTTTCTGGATATTTTGGGCCTAGAGCAGTTTCATTTGGTGGGCAATTCGTTGGGGGGCTGGATCAGCTGGGAGTTTGCCTATCGTTACCCTCAGCGGGTCAAAAAATTGGTCCTTATCGATGCGGCGGGTTTTATGGAGGAAGAAAATGTGCCCTTACCCTTTAAATTGGCCCAAGCGCCCATCTTTGGTCGGGTGGTTAAGTATGTGGTTCGGAAACCTATTTTAGAGAGTTTTTTGCGGCAGGTCTACTACGATAGTGATAAAGTGACCAATGCCTTGGTAGATCGTTACTACGAGCTATTTAGTCGAGAGGGAAACAATGACGCCTTTCTCAAGCTCGTCAATTCGCCTTATACGGACCATAGTCCATTTTTGAAATATGTGAGCAACCCCACCTTAGTGATGTGGGGGAGAGAAGACATGTGGATTCCGGTCCATAATGCCGATCGGTTTCATAAGCTACTGCCTCATTCTTGGCAAAAGATTTACCCTAGGGTAGGGCATATCCCGATGGAGGAAATTCCGGAAGAAAGTGTTTTGGACCTCTTACATTTTTTGCAGGAAAGTGCGGAATTTGCCCATATTTCTGAGGGCTAA
- a CDS encoding hydroxymethylglutaryl-CoA reductase, protein MLVPSLILKQLYNFNSLANVEGGLQFMMKNRLSDTQITQLKSVRIGDHRLQAAEITLLLEDGSQRAAASLSEAAPLDLPLKASFKLHCAMPQLPNGKYEVEIVFSAQPFGELTLVVEDGLSDKSEPTVSIPRDRSDDYGDAIIKERQKFVEDYTGAKMEHVGQYSFDPHSCDGNCEHFIGAAQIPLGVAGPLQVNGEFAQGEFLIPLATSEGTLVASYNRGIKVVNLSGGVKCTVQRDSMQRAPVFVFEDARAARDFVDWVKVNFAKIAEEAEATSSVARLQYIDPYLANKFAYLRFNFFTGDAAGQNMVGRATFAACSWILDAYKEHKVEHFYLESNFATDKKASQVNIMRTRGKRVTAEVVLKRDVLIQNMRVEPESLAYHYGVANIGSIMSGANNNGLHSANAITAMFIATGQDVANVSESSAGLVYCELTPEKDLYFSITIPSLIVATFGGGTGLATQNECLSMLDCVGRDKVNKLAEIIAGVVLAGEISLASAISSSDWVSSHEQYGRNR, encoded by the coding sequence ATGTTAGTTCCAAGCCTTATCCTTAAGCAACTGTACAACTTTAATAGCCTAGCGAATGTAGAGGGCGGTTTGCAGTTCATGATGAAAAACCGTTTGAGCGATACGCAGATTACCCAACTCAAATCGGTGCGTATTGGAGACCATCGGCTGCAGGCAGCTGAAATTACGCTTTTGCTAGAAGATGGCAGTCAGCGGGCTGCGGCTAGTTTGAGCGAAGCAGCGCCCTTAGATTTGCCCCTAAAGGCCAGTTTTAAGCTACATTGTGCCATGCCCCAATTGCCTAATGGAAAATATGAGGTAGAAATTGTTTTTTCTGCTCAGCCTTTTGGCGAATTGACCTTGGTGGTAGAAGATGGGCTTTCGGATAAATCGGAGCCTACGGTGAGCATTCCTAGAGACCGGAGCGATGACTATGGCGATGCTATTATTAAGGAGCGTCAAAAGTTTGTAGAGGATTATACGGGGGCCAAAATGGAGCATGTTGGGCAGTACTCTTTTGATCCGCATAGTTGTGATGGAAACTGCGAGCACTTTATTGGAGCGGCTCAGATTCCATTGGGTGTTGCGGGGCCTTTGCAAGTAAATGGAGAATTTGCCCAGGGCGAGTTTTTGATTCCATTGGCCACCTCAGAAGGGACCCTAGTGGCCTCTTACAACCGAGGCATTAAGGTTGTTAACCTTTCTGGAGGGGTAAAATGTACGGTCCAAAGAGATTCGATGCAAAGAGCGCCCGTTTTTGTTTTTGAGGATGCCCGTGCTGCTCGTGACTTTGTAGACTGGGTAAAGGTTAATTTTGCCAAAATTGCCGAAGAAGCCGAGGCCACCTCTAGTGTGGCTCGTTTGCAATATATTGATCCCTATTTGGCCAATAAATTTGCCTATCTCCGCTTCAACTTCTTTACGGGAGATGCTGCGGGGCAAAACATGGTGGGTAGAGCTACTTTTGCGGCCTGTAGTTGGATTCTAGACGCCTATAAGGAGCATAAAGTAGAGCACTTTTACTTGGAGTCGAATTTTGCGACAGATAAAAAAGCCTCTCAGGTAAACATCATGCGTACTCGAGGAAAGCGAGTAACTGCCGAGGTCGTACTCAAGCGAGATGTACTCATTCAAAATATGCGGGTAGAGCCCGAAAGTTTGGCCTACCACTATGGCGTGGCCAATATTGGCTCTATTATGTCGGGCGCCAATAACAACGGTCTACACTCGGCCAATGCTATTACGGCCATGTTCATTGCTACGGGTCAAGATGTAGCCAACGTTTCAGAATCTTCGGCGGGCTTGGTCTACTGTGAGCTCACGCCCGAAAAAGACCTTTATTTCTCGATTACCATCCCTTCGCTGATTGTGGCCACTTTTGGAGGCGGAACAGGTCTAGCCACGCAGAACGAATGCTTGAGCATGTTGGATTGTGTAGGCCGCGATAAGGTCAATAAGCTAGCTGAAATCATTGCGGGAGTAGTGCTTGCTGGAGAAATTTCTTTGGCCTCGGCCATCTCCTCTTCCGATTGGGTATCTAGCCATGAACAATATGGAAGGAACCGATAG
- a CDS encoding MutS-related protein, protein MSIYAQRLDQFTAAHKQAQQQFNLLSIARLITVGLFIIAGYYYLDNQESLWAYLLLGSTLAFFGLLRLHDQVKRKRDRLKELCIINEQELAHTQNGELPFDDGQALAPQDHPYSHDLDLFGPNSLYQLLNRTATPMGQAALQKDLLEGLEQADILARHAAIEELKAELDWRQEFLAQARLAPKGSQSLYPDFLRWTQREASKLHPLANLLRFLFPIGLLLSAIAYLFTFSLLWERLTEAFFILNIILVQRHLKAIQAESLQLDRLRPTLRQYGILLQLFEKKSWQSPLLQNMQANLRKNGPEAAQALSQLGRLLAGLDSISNLVGALIFNGIGAYHLHLLAQLYNWRKKYAKELNEWLLLLGELESLNSLANLAYNRPDYQFPELQDTPDFYFEELKHPLLPPKQAVGNELDLRQQKLIILTGSNMSGKSTFLRAMGLAMVMARMGSVVAAKTAQLQALPLYLSMRVNDSLSENASYFFAEVKRLQTILEALKKAPHFVLLDEILRGTNSDDKRNGTLGVLRKLVEYKAVGALATHDLEVCALQANYPNYLLNACFEVEIREQELYFDYKLRTGICQNQSASFLMRKYL, encoded by the coding sequence ATGTCTATCTACGCTCAACGCCTCGACCAATTTACAGCTGCCCACAAACAGGCCCAACAACAGTTCAATCTGCTGAGTATTGCCCGCCTGATTACGGTGGGGCTATTTATTATTGCTGGCTATTATTATCTCGATAATCAGGAAAGCCTCTGGGCTTATTTGCTGCTAGGCAGCACGCTGGCCTTTTTTGGCCTGCTCCGCCTGCACGATCAGGTAAAACGCAAACGAGACCGCCTCAAGGAACTTTGTATTATCAATGAGCAGGAGCTGGCCCATACCCAAAATGGAGAGCTTCCCTTTGATGATGGTCAGGCGCTGGCCCCTCAAGATCATCCCTATTCTCATGATCTCGATCTTTTTGGCCCTAATTCGCTCTACCAATTGCTCAACCGAACAGCTACCCCTATGGGCCAAGCCGCTCTCCAAAAAGATTTGTTAGAGGGCCTAGAACAGGCCGATATTCTGGCCCGACATGCCGCTATTGAAGAGCTTAAAGCCGAACTCGACTGGCGGCAAGAGTTTTTGGCCCAAGCTCGCCTAGCACCCAAAGGGAGCCAAAGCCTTTATCCCGATTTTTTGCGCTGGACCCAAAGAGAGGCCTCCAAATTACATCCGCTGGCCAATCTCCTCCGCTTCCTTTTTCCCATCGGCCTTTTGCTTTCCGCTATCGCCTATCTATTTACTTTTAGCCTGCTTTGGGAACGCTTGACCGAAGCCTTTTTTATCCTCAATATTATTTTGGTCCAACGCCATCTTAAGGCCATTCAGGCCGAAAGCCTACAACTGGACCGCCTGAGGCCTACACTCCGCCAATACGGTATCCTCCTCCAATTGTTCGAGAAGAAAAGCTGGCAATCTCCTTTACTCCAAAATATGCAGGCCAATTTGCGCAAAAATGGCCCAGAAGCCGCCCAAGCTCTTAGCCAATTGGGCCGCCTGCTGGCTGGCCTCGATAGTATTAGCAATCTGGTCGGCGCCCTGATCTTTAACGGCATCGGCGCTTATCATCTCCACCTTTTGGCCCAACTCTACAATTGGCGGAAAAAATACGCTAAGGAACTCAACGAATGGTTGCTGCTGCTAGGCGAGCTCGAAAGCCTGAATTCCTTGGCCAATTTGGCCTATAATCGCCCCGATTACCAGTTTCCCGAACTGCAAGATACCCCCGATTTCTATTTTGAAGAGCTGAAACATCCGCTGCTTCCCCCAAAACAGGCGGTGGGCAACGAACTCGATCTCCGCCAACAAAAATTGATTATCCTCACGGGCTCCAATATGTCGGGCAAAAGTACTTTCCTCCGCGCTATGGGCCTCGCTATGGTCATGGCTCGCATGGGCTCGGTGGTCGCCGCCAAAACGGCTCAATTACAAGCCCTGCCGCTCTATCTGTCAATGCGTGTCAATGACTCCCTCAGCGAAAATGCTTCTTACTTTTTTGCCGAGGTCAAACGCCTGCAAACGATCTTAGAAGCCCTGAAAAAAGCACCCCATTTTGTCCTCCTCGATGAAATTCTGCGCGGTACAAATTCCGACGATAAACGCAACGGAACCCTGGGCGTACTCCGAAAACTAGTGGAGTATAAGGCCGTTGGCGCCTTGGCTACACACGACCTCGAGGTCTGTGCTCTACAAGCCAATTATCCCAATTATTTGCTCAATGCCTGCTTTGAAGTCGAAATCCGTGAACAAGAACTCTATTTTGACTATAAACTAAGAACGGGTATCTGCCAAAATCAATCGGCCAGCTTCCTGATGCGGAAATATTTGTAG
- a CDS encoding succinate dehydrogenase cytochrome b subunit: MNWVVKFLTSSLGKKLIMSLTGLFLCTFLVVHMIGNLALFADADGHSFNEYAEFMAHNPLIKTVSLGLYFFIFLHAVQGIAIWVSNRNSAGGSSRYKGSEKAKTEASAASRNMMWLGVLILAFLLLHMAQFWLKAKFTGLTREGDLYYEVSLAFQQEWVVIVYLLGLFALSAHLLHGFQSAFQTLGLNHKKYTPVVKAIGVAFAILVPLGFATMPIFFYVKEML; this comes from the coding sequence ATGAATTGGGTAGTCAAATTTCTTACTTCATCTTTGGGCAAAAAGCTCATCATGAGTCTTACCGGTCTCTTTTTATGCACCTTTTTGGTGGTGCATATGATTGGTAACCTGGCTCTGTTTGCCGATGCCGACGGTCATAGTTTCAACGAATATGCCGAGTTTATGGCCCACAACCCCCTCATTAAGACGGTTTCTTTGGGCCTCTATTTCTTCATTTTTCTGCATGCTGTACAGGGAATTGCTATTTGGGTATCTAACCGCAATTCTGCCGGAGGAAGCAGCCGCTATAAGGGCAGCGAAAAAGCTAAAACAGAAGCTAGTGCAGCTTCTCGCAACATGATGTGGCTAGGCGTACTTATCCTCGCCTTTTTGTTGTTGCACATGGCGCAGTTCTGGCTCAAAGCTAAGTTTACTGGCCTTACCCGTGAAGGCGACCTATACTATGAGGTCTCTCTTGCCTTTCAGCAAGAATGGGTGGTGATTGTTTATCTATTAGGCTTGTTTGCACTCTCTGCTCACCTTTTGCACGGCTTTCAGTCTGCTTTCCAAACTTTGGGACTCAACCACAAAAAGTATACTCCCGTTGTTAAAGCTATCGGAGTTGCCTTTGCTATCCTTGTCCCTCTCGGATTCGCAACTATGCCAATCTTCTTCTATGTTAAGGAAATGCTCTAG
- a CDS encoding fumarate reductase/succinate dehydrogenase flavoprotein subunit produces MRKLDSKVPPGPLAEKWVKYRSTMPLVAPNNKRRLDVIVVGTGLAGASAAATLGELGYNVSCFTFHDSPRRAHSIAAQGGINAAKNYRNDGDSVYRLFYDTIKGGDYRSREANVHRLAEASTDIIDQCVAQGVPFAREYGGELATRSFGGVQVSRTFYARGQTGQQLLLGAYSALSRQISLGSVTMYNRHEMLDLVVVDGKARGIIARNLLNGKIERYAAHAVVLGTGGYGNVYYLSTNAMGCNVSAAWRAHRRGAYFANPCYCQIHPTCIPVSGDYQSKLTLMSESLRNDGRVWVPKDMAMVEKLRKGEVKPENVAEEDRDYYLERIYPAFGNLVPRDVASRAAKYVCDEGRGVGPTGLSVYLDFSTNTMRYGRSVAISKGQPDASEAKVKEWGKEVISAKYGNLFEMYEKITGENPYETPMRIYPAIHYTMGGLWVDYNLETTIPGLFALGECNFSDHGANRLGASALMQGLADGYFVIPYTIGTFLANEIRTPKISPEQAAFDQAEKEVKERIEKLLSIQGNRSVESFHRELGVDIMWEYCGMARNADGLKTAQQKVRKLRDEFWKNVFVPGAANEYNPELEKALRVADFFELAEVMIMDALDRKESCGGHFRDEYATPEGEAQRNDKEYAYVAAWEFKGPGQAELHKEELTFENVELKTRSYK; encoded by the coding sequence ATGAGAAAGTTAGATTCTAAAGTACCTCCTGGTCCCTTAGCCGAAAAATGGGTTAAGTATCGTTCAACTATGCCACTAGTAGCCCCCAATAACAAACGTCGCCTAGATGTTATCGTTGTTGGTACTGGCCTCGCTGGTGCCTCTGCTGCAGCAACCCTAGGAGAGTTAGGCTATAATGTTTCTTGTTTTACTTTTCATGATAGCCCCCGCCGCGCTCACTCTATCGCCGCTCAGGGTGGAATCAATGCCGCCAAAAATTACCGAAATGATGGCGATAGCGTTTACCGCCTTTTCTATGATACCATCAAAGGGGGAGACTACCGCTCTAGAGAAGCTAATGTGCATCGCCTAGCCGAAGCCTCTACCGATATTATTGACCAATGTGTGGCTCAAGGGGTTCCCTTCGCCCGCGAATATGGTGGAGAACTCGCTACCCGCTCTTTCGGTGGGGTACAAGTATCTCGTACCTTCTACGCTCGTGGCCAAACTGGTCAGCAGCTTTTGTTGGGCGCCTATAGTGCCCTCTCTCGCCAAATCTCTTTAGGTAGCGTGACGATGTATAACCGCCACGAAATGCTCGATTTGGTAGTCGTAGACGGTAAAGCCCGCGGAATTATCGCCCGTAACCTCCTCAACGGGAAAATTGAACGCTATGCCGCTCATGCCGTTGTGCTCGGTACCGGCGGATACGGTAATGTGTATTATCTCTCTACTAACGCTATGGGATGTAATGTCTCTGCCGCTTGGAGAGCCCACCGCCGTGGTGCCTATTTTGCCAACCCTTGCTATTGCCAAATTCACCCCACCTGTATTCCCGTTTCTGGCGATTATCAGTCTAAATTGACGCTGATGTCAGAATCGCTCCGTAATGACGGACGTGTATGGGTGCCCAAGGATATGGCTATGGTCGAAAAACTCCGCAAAGGAGAAGTTAAACCCGAAAATGTAGCCGAGGAAGATCGCGATTATTACCTAGAACGCATCTATCCCGCTTTCGGTAACTTGGTCCCCCGTGATGTAGCCTCTAGAGCCGCTAAATATGTTTGTGATGAAGGACGTGGAGTTGGACCAACTGGCCTCTCTGTTTACCTAGATTTCTCTACAAACACTATGCGCTACGGCCGCTCTGTCGCTATCTCTAAAGGCCAACCCGATGCCTCAGAGGCTAAGGTGAAAGAATGGGGTAAAGAAGTGATTTCTGCCAAATATGGTAACCTCTTCGAAATGTACGAGAAGATTACTGGCGAAAATCCCTACGAAACACCCATGCGTATCTATCCCGCTATCCACTATACGATGGGCGGACTTTGGGTAGATTATAACCTAGAAACTACTATCCCCGGCCTCTTCGCCCTAGGGGAATGTAATTTCTCTGACCATGGCGCTAACCGCCTCGGTGCCTCTGCCCTGATGCAAGGTCTAGCCGATGGCTATTTCGTTATCCCTTACACTATCGGTACTTTCTTGGCCAACGAAATCCGTACGCCCAAGATTAGCCCCGAACAAGCTGCTTTCGATCAAGCAGAAAAAGAAGTGAAGGAACGTATCGAGAAACTACTTAGCATCCAAGGAAACCGCTCTGTAGAGTCTTTCCACCGCGAACTAGGCGTAGATATTATGTGGGAGTACTGCGGTATGGCCCGTAATGCCGATGGCCTCAAAACAGCGCAGCAAAAGGTCCGCAAACTCCGCGATGAGTTCTGGAAAAATGTATTCGTCCCCGGCGCTGCCAACGAATATAACCCCGAACTCGAAAAAGCGCTCCGCGTAGCCGATTTCTTCGAACTCGCTGAGGTGATGATCATGGACGCCCTAGACCGTAAAGAGTCTTGCGGTGGCCACTTCCGCGATGAATACGCTACTCCAGAAGGAGAAGCCCAGCGTAATGATAAAGAATATGCTTATGTAGCCGCCTGGGAATTTAAAGGCCCCGGCCAAGCCGAACTCCACAAAGAAGAACTCACCTTCGAAAATGTAGAGCTCAAAACGCGTAGCTACAAGTAA
- a CDS encoding succinate dehydrogenase/fumarate reductase iron-sulfur subunit, with amino-acid sequence MAHDEIRLTLNVWRQKSAGQAGKFESYQVTANTHMSFLEMLDVLNEQLNSQKKDPVAFEHDCREGICGACSLVINGRPHGPMQGTTTCQLHMRHFDDGDTIWIEPYRAKAFPVVKDLVVDRSAFDRIIQAGGYVSVNTGGTPDGNAIPIEQEVAAKGFNAAACIGCGACVAACPNASAMLFTSAKVTHLATMPQGHVEAQQRVLNMVSQMDSEGFGLCSNIGACEAECPKEISIENIAQMNREYIAAVFGSNRQAAK; translated from the coding sequence ATGGCTCATGACGAAATTAGACTGACGCTCAACGTCTGGAGACAAAAAAGTGCAGGCCAAGCCGGTAAGTTCGAAAGCTATCAGGTGACTGCCAATACGCATATGTCTTTCCTCGAAATGTTGGACGTCCTCAATGAACAACTCAACTCCCAAAAGAAAGACCCCGTCGCTTTTGAACACGATTGCCGCGAGGGAATCTGCGGAGCTTGTAGCCTCGTAATTAACGGCCGCCCACATGGCCCTATGCAAGGTACCACTACTTGCCAATTGCATATGCGCCACTTCGATGATGGCGATACGATCTGGATCGAACCTTACCGCGCTAAGGCCTTCCCCGTAGTGAAGGACCTGGTGGTAGACCGCTCTGCCTTCGACCGCATTATCCAAGCTGGAGGATACGTTTCTGTAAATACTGGGGGTACTCCCGACGGTAACGCTATTCCTATCGAACAAGAGGTGGCCGCCAAGGGCTTTAATGCCGCCGCTTGTATTGGCTGTGGCGCCTGTGTGGCCGCCTGCCCCAATGCCTCGGCTATGCTCTTTACTTCTGCTAAAGTGACGCATTTGGCCACTATGCCGCAAGGACATGTAGAGGCTCAACAACGGGTACTCAATATGGTCAGCCAAATGGATAGCGAAGGCTTCGGTCTTTGCTCTAATATTGGCGCCTGTGAGGCCGAATGCCCCAAGGAAATCTCTATCGAGAATATCGCTCAGATGAACCGCGAGTATATTGCCGCTGTCTTTGGCTCTAACCGCCAAGCGGCTAAATAA